ATAGTAGAACGCAAATAAAAGGAAAACGTTTATATGTAGTTTTGGCTTAGGTAGAGTAATTTTACCGAAAATGAAGCCGGTTATATTGACAACATATGTTGACATAGGCAGATATTTCTTGAATAATGCGATATATTGAAGGGAGGGACGCTAAAATGCCTGAATTGAAGTTCGACAAAGCAAAATGCACCGATTGTAAGGCAGTCAGCTGCCTTGTTAAGTGTCAATATATGAAATTTGATAAAGACAGGGCGAAGAAAGAATGGCAGAAGGTAATAAATGGTGAGGATTCCTTTGTACTGGAGGCGTGCACTACATGTTATGCCTGCGAGGAGTATTGTCCCTTTGGAAACCATCCCTTCTACTTAATCGTCGAGCGCCAGGAGGAAAAGGGGATATTGCCGGCACCCAGGCCTATCATCACCATGTGGATTAACCAATGCCAGCCAGTGGGTAGATTTATGGTAGGTAAAGTGGAGGAGAGGGCACTGTCGTATTGCTTCATGCCGCAATTCAATACCCTGGTGAAGGGAAAACTTTTCGACGGCATTGCCTGGTCTGTGATTTTTGGCCAGGAATTTTTCTGTAACGCTGTTTACTTGCATTATGCCAAGGCATCCGTGATAAAGGATAGGCTCCCTAAGATAATTGAAAATATTAAAAATCAGGGAATCAAGGAACTGGTGTGTCTTCATGACGAATGTTATGGCACCTATACTTCTCTAGCTCGTGCCTACGGAATCGAAGTGCCGTTCAAACCAATTCATTATTTCGAATACCTGTATGACAAACTGAAAGAGCACAAAAAGCTGATAAAGCCGCTGAATATTAAAGCCGCCTACCAGCGGAATTGCTCGACTCGGCTTGTTCCGGA
This is a stretch of genomic DNA from Chloroflexota bacterium. It encodes these proteins:
- a CDS encoding (Fe-S)-binding protein, which encodes MPELKFDKAKCTDCKAVSCLVKCQYMKFDKDRAKKEWQKVINGEDSFVLEACTTCYACEEYCPFGNHPFYLIVERQEEKGILPAPRPIITMWINQCQPVGRFMVGKVEERALSYCFMPQFNTLVKGKLFDGIAWSVIFGQEFFCNAVYLHYAKASVIKDRLPKIIENIKNQGIKELVCLHDECYGTYTSLARAYGIEVPFKPIHYFEYLYDKLKEHKKLIKPLNIKAAYQRNCSTRLVPEIDHFVDDIFGLIGVERLKREYDKENGLCCAEVFRMAKGPALADDVQKRNIDDMVKVGAEYCVFNCPACWDSLAEKVVKAGIKPIHMIDLCKLAMGEEQSLKLPELAVEV